A genomic stretch from Arachis stenosperma cultivar V10309 chromosome 3, arast.V10309.gnm1.PFL2, whole genome shotgun sequence includes:
- the LOC130968873 gene encoding heterodimeric geranylgeranyl pyrophosphate synthase small subunit, chloroplastic, with protein MAPFATAMVPSSHIFHFRKPTNLVFPIRCSTTASPALVSTRSKAANFDLMTYWASLMVQINQKLNEAIPVQYPPQIYEAMRYSVLAKGAKRAPPVMCIASCELFGGSRLSAFPTACALEMVHAASLIHDDLPCMDDSPSRRGRPTNHKVHGVDMAILAGDALFPLGFRHIVSHTPPDLVPERYLLRVIAEIARSVGSTGMAAGQFLDLEGGPNAVGFIQDKKYGEMGECSAVCGGLLAGAEDDEIERLRRYGRAVGVLYAVVDDILEERLKAKGGNDGKKKGKSYVEVYGVEKAQEVAEELRVKAKQELDGFEKYGERVVPLYSFVDYAIDRSFTIDETRG; from the exons ATGGCTCCCTTTGCAACTGCAATGGTGCCCTCTTCACACATATTCCACTTTCGGAAGCCAACAAATCTTGTCTTCCCAATTCGCTGCTCCACCACTGCTTCTCCTGCCCTGGTTTCCACCCGTTCAAAAGCTGCTAACTTTGATTTGATGACATATTGGGCTTCCCTAATGGTGCAGATCAATCAAAAACTCAATGAAGCTATTCCAGTTCAGTATCCTCCCCAGATTTATGAAGCTATGAGGTATTCAGTCCTTGCCAAGGGTGCTAAGAGAGCCCCTCCCGTTATGTGCATTGCTTCCTGTGAATTATTTGGGGGAAGCCGCCTTTCTGCCTTCCCCACCGCCTGTGCTCTTGAAATG GTTCATGCGGCTTCATTGATACACGATGATCTCCCCTGCATGGATGATTCTCCCTCACGTCGTGGCCGACCAACAAACCACAAGGTCCACGGTGTTGACATGGCAATTCTGGCGGGTGATGCACTCTTTCCCCTTGGATTTCGTCACATTGTTTCTCATACTCCCCCCGACCTTGTGCCCGAGCGCTACCTCCTTCGTGTTATTGCAGAGATAGCCCGCTCTGTAGGCTCCACTGGTATGGCGGCAGGGCAGTTCCTGGACCTCGAAGGAGGACCAAATGCAGTTGGATTTATACAAGACAAAAAGTACGGTGAAATGGGGGAGTGCTCTGCAGTGTGTGGAGGATTGTTGGCTGGTGCTGAAGATGATGAAATAGAGAGACTGAGGAGGTATGGGAGAGCTGTTGGGGTACTATATGCAGTTGTGGATGATATTTTGGAAGAGAGGTTGAAAGCTAAGGGTGGTAATGACGGGAAAAAGAAGGGTAAGAGTTATGTGGAAGTTTATGGTGTTGAGAAAGCACAAGAGGTGGCTGAAGAGCTTAGAGTAAAGGCTAAGCAAGAATTGGATGGATTTGAGAAGTATGGGGAGCGTGTGGTCCCTCTTTACAGTTTTGTGGATTATGCTATTGATAGAAGTTTCACCATTGATGAGACCAGAGGATGA